One segment of Chelonia mydas isolate rCheMyd1 chromosome 13, rCheMyd1.pri.v2, whole genome shotgun sequence DNA contains the following:
- the REM1 gene encoding GTP-binding protein REM 1 has translation MTLNTQQGGKGPVRRRASTPVPLSHQSQPGVRGPRPNPIEPHHPPLGSSSSFEPGDKAPAVPHSSWSSDSADSDSSWESLYRVMLLGDPGVGKTSLVNLFAGIQERDLPEQPGEDTYERTLSVDGEEMTLLVMDTWETERRPQDEENWFRNYCLQVGNAYVIVYSITDRVSFESASELRIQLRRTRQAENIPIILVGNKTDLVRCREVSVEEGRACAVVFDCKFIETSATLQHNVTELFEGVVRQIRLRRDSKEANERRMSIYKRKESLTKKARRFLDRLVARNNKKVALKVRSKSCHDLSVL, from the exons ATGACTCTGAACACGCAGCAAGGGGGCAAGGGCCCTGTGCGCAGACGGGCCAGCACCCcagtccccctctcccaccagTCCCAGCCAGGGGTGCGTGGGCCGAGGCCTAACCCCATTGAGCCCCATCACCCTCCgcttggctcctcctcctccttcgaGCCTGGAGACAAAGCTCCAGCCGTGCCACACAGCAGCTGGTCATCGGACTCGGCCGACTCCGACAGCTCCTGGGAATCCTTGTATCGGGTGatgctgctgggtgaccctggtgTGGGCAAGACCAGCTTGGTGAACCTCTTTGCTGGGATCCAAGAGCGGGACCTGCCGGAACAGCCGGGAG AGGACACCTACGAACGCACCCTATCGgtggatggggaggagatgacgctgctGGTGATGGACACCTGGGAAACAGAGAGGCGG ccccaggatgaggagaaCTGGTTCCGCAATTACTGCCTGCAGGTGGGGAACGCCTATGTCATTGTCTACTCCATCACCGACAGGGTGAGTTTCGAGAGCGCCTCTGAGCTGAGAATCCAGCTGCGCCGGACCCGGCAAGCAGAGAACATCCCCATCATCCTGGTGGGGAACAAGACGGACCTGGTGCGGTGCCGGGAGGTCTCGGTGGAAG AGGGCCGGGCCTGCGCCGTGGTCTTCGATTGCAAGTTCATCGAGACGTCTGCCACCCTCCAGCACAACGTGACGGAGCTCTTTGAGGGGGTGGTGCGCCAGATCCGCCTGCGGCGGGACAGCAAGGAGGCCAACGAGAGGCGCATGTCCATCTACAAGCGCAAGGAGAGCCTCACCAAGAAGGCCCGGCGCTTCCTGGACAGACTGGTCGCCAGGAACAACAAGAAGGTGGCTCTGAAAGTTCGCTCCAAGTCTTGCCATGACCTGTCCGTGCTCTGA